One genomic window of Glycine soja cultivar W05 chromosome 9, ASM419377v2, whole genome shotgun sequence includes the following:
- the LOC114367920 gene encoding glycylpeptide N-tetradecanoyltransferase 1-like yields the protein MGDSSVPSGSPNAKSDLVDRDLAVSNNASSLETIVQSFQDSMSLGKRHKFWETQPVGQYKDVGDSSLPEGPIEPPTPLSEVKQEPYNLPSAYEWTTCDMDSEEICDEVYALLKNNYVEDDENMFRFNYSKEFLSWALRVPGYYQSWHIGVRAKTSKKLVAFISGIPARIRVNEEVVKMAEINFLCVHKKLRSKRLAPVMIKEVTRRVHLENIWQAAYTAGVVLPTPITTCQYWHRSLNPKKLIDVGFSRLGARMTMSRTIKLYKLPDSTVTPGFRKMELRDVPAVTRLLRNYLSQFVVAPDFDENDVEHWLLPNENVVDSFLVESPENHEITDFCSFYTLPSSILGNQNYSILKAAYSYYNVSTKTPLTQLMNDVLIVAKQKDFDVFNALDVMHNESFLKELKFGPGDGQLHYYLYNYRIRSALKPSGLGLVLL from the coding sequence ATGGGTGATAGCAGTGTTCCATCTGGGTCTCCAAATGCAAAATCAGATCTTGTTGACAGAGACTTGGCGGTTTCCAACAACGCGTCGTCGTTGGAAACCATTGTGCAAAGTTTCCAAGATTCAATGTCTCTTGGTAAGAGACACAAGTTCTGGGAAACTCAGCCTGTGGGGCAATACAAGGATGTTGGGGACTCAAGTTTGCCTGAGGGCCCGATTGAGCCCCCGACACCTTTGTCCGAGGTTAAGCAGGAGCCTTACAACCTTCCCAGTGCTTATGAGTGGACAACATGTGACATGGACTCTGAGGAAATCTGTGATGAGGTTTATGCCCTTCTCAAGAATAACTATGTTGAGGATGATGAGAACATGTTCAGGTTCAACTATTCCAAGGAGTTTCTCAGTTGGGCGTTGCGTGTTCCGGGCTATTACCAGAGTTGGCACATTGGCGTGAGAGCCAAGACGTCAAAGAAGTTGGTTGCTTTCATCAGTGGCATCCCCGCCAGGATCAGGGTTAATGAGGAGGTTGTGAAGATGGCCGAGATCAATTTCTTGTGTGTTCATAAGAAGCTCAGGTCAAAGAGACTTGCACCTGTTATGATCAAGGAGGTCACCAGGAGGGTTCATTTGGAGAATATTTGGCAGGCGGCCTATACGGCTGGAGTTGTTCTTCCAACGCCAATCACGACTTGTCAATATTGGCACCGATCGTTGAATCCGAAGAAGCTAATTGATGTTGGGTTTTCAAGGCTTGGTGCTAGGATGACGATGAGCCGCACTATAAAGCTTTACAAATTGCCTGATTCAACGGTTACTCCTGGATTCAGGAAAATGGAGCTTCGGGATGTCCCTGCTGTTACTCGGCTGCTTAGGAACTACTTGAGCCAGTTTGTTGTTGCACCTGATTTTGATGAAAATGATGTTGAACATTGGCTTCTTCCCAATGAGAATGTGGTGGATAGTTTCTTGGTTGAGAGTCCAGAGAATCATGAGATCACAGACTTCTGCAGCTTCTATACTCTTCCTTCTTCCATCCTTGGAAATCAAAATTACTCAATTTTGAAAGCTGCTTATTCTTATTATAATGTCTCCACCAAAACTCCGCTGACCCAGTTGATGAATGATGTGCTGATTGTAGCAAAGCAAAAGGATTTTGATGTTTTCAATGCCTTGGATGTAATGCACAATGAGAGTTTCCTCAAAGAACTCAAGTTTGGACCAGGAGATGGACAGCTTCACTACTACTTGTACAATTATAGGATTCGTAGTGCCTTGAAACCATCTGGACTTGGACTTGTGCTCTTGTAG